ACCCATTCATTGGATAGAACCAGAAAATCCCAGGACTGCCTATCAAAGGCACAATAATCTCGAAAAGAGATAAATGAAGAGGCGATATTCGACGAAACGCCTAACTACTTCCTAAGCCACAGCCCATCCAGGAATACAGGTACGATCATAAAAGAAAAGTTCATttgaagttgaaaaaaaaaatctcaacaCCATGGAAAATTTACCTCCGGCTATCCAGGTACTGCTGTAGTGGcataatgaccccccccccccaaaaaaaaaaaaaaaaaaaaaaaaaatagggaccAGACAAACCGTCCgggaaatatttgtaaaatgcTGCATGCAAGCGAAGCGATTGAGCAAAATGATTCCTTCTGgataagaaaatataatttgttgatagattttgacgtaataTCTTGACATTAATTGTCTGGGTTTTTTCTTGGttgttaaacttttttttttttttttttttttttttggggggggggggcatgtgtccgagccccctcccccatctgcacgcaaaagtgcactgcTGCCTTTATCAATGATTGTGACCGAATCTAATATAGCTTACACAGTGATGGATGGCTGGTCCCAGAAATTCAAGAggtacatttttcttttgtttatagaACAAaggtttatattttttatgattacatAAAAATTATAGTCTTTGGCAGAATCCACAATTCATTCAAAACATATCAATAATTCATAGACAAAAGTTTAACCATTCTCATCCGACCCCCTGAGTTCTTCAAAAGCTTGTTCCAGCTTCTGACGGTCGGTCTTCCTGTAGAATATTGTTTCAAGTTCATGAATCTTTTCATTGATGATTGATATCTCCTTAGAGAGTTCTGATCGTTCAAAAGCTAGTTGGTTGGATCGACTAATTGCCTGTCTCGTGTCTTCATAGTCTCGCTCCAGCTCAGCCTTCTCCTTCTGGCGTGCGATCAACTCCTGTTCGTTTAACTTCAAACTCCTGTTCAGTGACTTCAGCTTCTTGTGCAGGATCTCGACGTCTTTCCTCACACCTAGGATACTGTCAATGTCTTTGGAAAAGTCCGCAACGTCCTTGTTTTGGAAGATCATTCGTTTTCTTTCCAGGACGTCGTGTTCACCCTGCGATTTCTCCTGGTTCATTCCCCGATTTTGGTGTATGAGTTTATTGATTTCTTGGTCTAGTTGCTTCATACGTTCTTTCATTTCTCGAGTGCGAACGCGGAGTCGTTTCTCGACGATGGTACTCAGGATGTTAGAATGCTCGAGCTCGATGGTGTTGTACTCTTCCTGTTTCAGTCTTTGCAGACGCTTGGTTTTGATCAGTCTGAACTGAATATCTTCCAGATAAATCTGATCATTGGCCCGCCATTTCCCAAGGAGATGGATGCAAAAGTAGAACTTCTGGAAGAGATCCGGAAAGAGCCGAAGCACCGGAAATCGCTTGGAGTCCACGCTCTCTGCTACCTCAAGAGAAAACTTGTCTGCACTGAACAACTTGATGTTCACACCCGGATGAGCATCGGTTAGAAGCTGATCAGTAGCATCCAGGGTGGATTTGAGTTCTAGATTCGTGCTACGGGCCCACTTCAAATCAAACTCGCCTTCAAGCGATTGGTAGTTCCTGCAGAAAGTTTGGACAATGCTGTAGATGTCGCGTACTTCGTCCAGGAGATCTGCAAGAGCTTTGGCGCTTCGGGTGAACGCGGTTGCGAACGTCTGGATGTCTTTGCTGAACCCTGCATCGCGGACACCTCCTGGACGTCGAACCTCCATGCAGGTCCTTATAAACAGATCAAGCTCCTGCATCCCGGCTACTCGAGGAATCATGCTCTTGATTCGCTTTACCCGATGTTTACTCTTAAAAATTTCTTCGACATGAAGCAAAAACTGTATGGGCTCGATGCCGCCGTAGAAGAACTTTTCGATCTTTGTAGCGAGGCGGGTTTTCAAGAGCTTGAGTTCTCGATCGACATAGTCGTAGACCTCGTGAATGTTGTTCGGAGGATCATCTCCCTGCCAGCCTGGGGAGGGCATGTCAGATCACGGGTGCTTAGTCGATCCAACGGACTAACTTTTACATCTAAGATTTTTTTAGATGAAAGGCTATCTCTACATCTGatagatctgaaaaaaaatagaataattaattttgatagaaatatgCATTTGATGTGAAGactcaaggtaaaaaaaaatctaccggTATCTtactttgtattaaaaaaaacagataatacaaaTAGTCACGAATTCAGTCGCAATATCTACTCTGTTTTTCATAGAATTTTATCCTGGGAAAGTAAATgttatcattgatatcaccGAGTTTCTTTAACGTCgtaggaaaaaaaaagcaattgaATTAAAACTGTGaattctttatttccaattagaCGTTGTATAAGAATTACCCACTTCCATAGGCAGTGGGGTTAAATCACAATGTTGAATTGGGGGCTAGTTGCATAAAGAGTTTCGATTAATTaataaacgcaagtcaaaatatcaagcgcaagtttTGAAATACATGAATTTGATTGGTCAAAAATTAAGTTACGAATGATTTTTTTAGAGTTGTAAAAGtcaaattcttttttatttccaacagaacataaagtgtaatataaatcattttcatgCATTTATAACGATACTAATCACAGCGTCATATGATAATATTCAGTgacaaaaatgacaaatttaCATAATATGGTATATTTTGTATAGACAGTTTTTAATacataattgaaatataaaaacagGTATCTGTGGAAATGGGTAAATAAGTTTGACATTGCCTAGATTTTGTAATTCGATAGAAGAAACAAAGATGAACAAGAGAGGATAAGATCAAAATTGTTCAGAATCTTTCAGAGCAAGTGAGAGCAAAGAATGAATCTCGAGGAAGGGGGGTGAAGGATTGCCCCTACACCTTATTCATACACTCTTATAAAATACCAGGGGCCTTTAGccggatatatatatatatatatttaaagatTAAAACATACTGAAAAAGACAAGTGTTTTGTCATTAACACCCCCAAAAAATCATTCTGACAAAAATCTTCCCTTTTTAAACTAGAGATCAAATGCCCCCTTTATAAGGTATTTGTtcacttttgaattttattgttttggaCTCTGTACTGAAATATAGGCAGTGGAAtgtaaaacatgttaaaagagaagaaaaatgaagaagacaTAAATAACGTCATGAACGTGGATGGGAGCTATAATGTAAATCATTTATGGACAGACGAAAATAGTATGTGGACAAGTGCACTCCAGCGTTGCCTGGCTATGACATTTATGTGCTTTTTGCTACTTTTATTGCAAGAATGGGAGACCCAAACCGAGCTTATAAAGTTTCAAGCTATGCGATGATAGCAAGCTACCTTGGTATGCAGTGTTTAAAACTACTTCATTCTTTTTGCCACCAGGTTGGCTCTTGCATGCATGCTTtgttagaaataaaatatcaatttttaactCCTTCATTTAGTTTTTGAGCGAAACTTTAAGGGAGAACGAAAAAAGAGAATGattcaaaaaatattatttgaacaaTAATCcactattttacaaaatatgcaTAAGAAGTGCATTGCATATAAAGCAAGTACTTACCATTTACCGTGCGGATTGGCGTAATTCCACGCGGCTCAAATAACTTTCTATGACGTCTCCAAAATGATTAACTAAATATTCCTTCTTACATGCTTGTCTCAACGTTAACAATTTGTACTAAAATGTACCTGCTATAAGCTTAATAAAGGATAAAATTAAGAAAGACGCGATTGAGTTTTGAATCCTGGTACTTGTTTCTCGAAAAGAATTAACCTTGTATGAAAGCTTAATTTCCACTCCTattctgtttttctttgttgTGGATACGTCTTACATTGTAAATAGTACTGCTATAGTAAAATTAGACATCGCAGGTGCCCTTCTAAAGAATAAAAGAATTCTTATTTAAAGATGGTGGA
Above is a window of Lytechinus pictus isolate F3 Inbred chromosome 15, Lp3.0, whole genome shotgun sequence DNA encoding:
- the LOC129278379 gene encoding uncharacterized protein LOC129278379, which gives rise to MPSPGWQGDDPPNNIHEVYDYVDRELKLLKTRLATKIEKFFYGGIEPIQFLLHVEEIFKSKHRVKRIKSMIPRVAGMQELDLFIRTCMEVRRPGGVRDAGFSKDIQTFATAFTRSAKALADLLDEVRDIYSIVQTFCRNYQSLEGEFDLKWARSTNLELKSTLDATDQLLTDAHPGVNIKLFSADKFSLEVAESVDSKRFPVLRLFPDLFQKFYFCIHLLGKWRANDQIYLEDIQFRLIKTKRLQRLKQEEYNTIELEHSNILSTIVEKRLRVRTREMKERMKQLDQEINKLIHQNRGMNQEKSQGEHDVLERKRMIFQNKDVADFSKDIDSILGVRKDVEILHKKLKSLNRSLKLNEQELIARQKEKAELERDYEDTRQAISRSNQLAFERSELSKEISIINEKIHELETIFYRKTDRQKLEQAFEELRGSDENG